The following are encoded in a window of Kitasatospora fiedleri genomic DNA:
- the argJ gene encoding bifunctional glutamate N-acetyltransferase/amino-acid acetyltransferase ArgJ, which translates to MTTPQDQNVGVTAARGFRAAGVTAGIKASGTPDLALVVNDGPRHTAAGVFTSNRVHAAPVKWSRQVLNDGELAAVVLNSGGANACTGPGGFQDTHATAEKVAAELGIGAIEVAVCSTGLIGVRLPMDRLLPGVELAVAALSETGGESAAIAIKTTDTVHKTAQVTAPAGWTVGGMAKGAGMLAPGLATMLVVLTTDAEVDSAGLDAALRDAIRTTFDRVDSDGCMSTNDTVLLLASGASAVAPEQAEFAEAVRTVCADLARQLIGDAEGASKDIRIDVVNAATEEEAVDVARTVSRSNLLKCAIHGEDPNWGRVLSAIGTTSAAFDPDRLDVAINGVWVCRDGGVGEDRDLVSMKDREVVITADLKAGRASASIWTNDLTAEYVHENSAYSS; encoded by the coding sequence GTGACCACCCCCCAGGACCAGAACGTCGGCGTCACCGCGGCCCGGGGCTTCCGCGCGGCGGGCGTCACCGCGGGCATCAAGGCGTCCGGCACCCCGGACCTCGCGCTGGTCGTCAACGACGGCCCGCGGCACACCGCTGCCGGCGTGTTCACCTCCAACCGGGTGCACGCCGCCCCGGTCAAGTGGTCGCGCCAGGTGCTGAACGACGGCGAGCTGGCGGCCGTGGTCCTCAACTCCGGCGGCGCCAACGCCTGCACCGGCCCCGGGGGCTTCCAGGACACCCACGCCACCGCCGAGAAGGTCGCCGCCGAACTCGGGATCGGCGCGATCGAGGTCGCGGTCTGCTCCACCGGCCTGATCGGCGTCCGGCTGCCGATGGACAGGCTGCTGCCCGGCGTCGAACTCGCCGTCGCCGCCCTGTCGGAGACCGGCGGCGAGAGCGCCGCGATCGCCATCAAGACCACCGACACCGTGCACAAGACCGCCCAGGTCACCGCCCCGGCCGGCTGGACGGTCGGCGGCATGGCCAAGGGCGCGGGCATGCTCGCCCCCGGCCTGGCCACCATGCTGGTCGTGCTCACCACCGACGCCGAGGTCGACTCCGCCGGTCTCGACGCCGCGCTGCGCGACGCCATCCGCACTACCTTCGACCGGGTCGACTCCGACGGCTGCATGTCCACCAACGACACCGTGCTGCTGCTCGCCTCCGGCGCCTCCGCGGTCGCCCCCGAGCAGGCCGAGTTCGCCGAGGCCGTGCGCACCGTCTGCGCCGACCTGGCCCGCCAGTTGATCGGCGACGCCGAGGGTGCCTCCAAGGACATCCGGATCGACGTGGTCAACGCCGCCACCGAGGAGGAGGCCGTCGACGTCGCCCGCACCGTCTCCCGCAGCAACCTGCTCAAGTGCGCCATCCACGGCGAGGACCCCAACTGGGGCCGGGTGCTGTCCGCGATCGGCACCACCTCCGCCGCCTTCGACCCCGACCGGCTGGACGTCGCCATCAACGGCGTCTGGGTCTGCCGCGACGGCGGCGTCGGAGAGGACCGCGACCTGGTCTCGATGAAGGACCGCGAGGTCGTCATCACCGCCGACCTCAAGGCCGGTCGGGCCTCGGCCAGCATCTGGACCAACGACCTGACCGCCGAGTACGTGCACGAGAACAGCGCCTACTCCAGCTGA
- the argC gene encoding N-acetyl-gamma-glutamyl-phosphate reductase encodes MVLRVAVAGASGYAGGEVLRLLQAHPEVEIGALTGGSNAGRRFGALQPHLIGLADRVLEPTDPQTLAGHDIVFLGLPHGQSAEIAAQLGEDVLVVDLGADHRLKSAADWEQFYGSPHAGTWPYGLPELPGHREALRGSRRIAVPGCYPTAVTLAMYPMFAAGLAEPEAVITAASGTSGAGKAAKAHLLGSEVMGSMSPYGVGGGHRHTPEMAQNLTPLAGEPVTVSFTPTLAPMPRGILATCSAKARPGTTGAELRAAYEKAYGDEPFVHLLPEGQWPHTSSVYGSNAAVLQVVLDEHAGRIIAISAIDNLVKGTAGGAVQSMNIALGLPEELGLPLNGVAP; translated from the coding sequence ATGGTATTGCGAGTAGCCGTAGCCGGAGCGAGCGGGTACGCGGGCGGTGAGGTGCTGCGACTGCTGCAGGCGCACCCGGAGGTGGAGATCGGGGCGCTGACCGGCGGTTCCAACGCGGGCCGGCGGTTCGGCGCGCTGCAGCCGCACCTGATCGGCCTGGCCGACCGGGTGCTGGAGCCGACCGACCCGCAGACGCTGGCCGGGCACGACATCGTGTTCCTCGGCCTGCCGCACGGGCAGTCCGCGGAGATCGCCGCCCAGCTCGGCGAGGACGTCCTGGTGGTCGACCTGGGCGCCGACCACCGGCTGAAGTCGGCGGCCGACTGGGAGCAGTTCTACGGCTCCCCGCACGCCGGGACGTGGCCGTACGGCCTGCCCGAGCTGCCCGGCCACCGCGAGGCGCTGCGCGGCAGCCGGCGGATCGCCGTGCCGGGCTGCTACCCGACCGCCGTCACGCTGGCGATGTACCCGATGTTCGCCGCGGGCCTGGCCGAGCCGGAGGCGGTGATCACCGCCGCGTCCGGCACCTCCGGCGCGGGCAAGGCCGCCAAGGCGCACCTGCTGGGCAGCGAGGTGATGGGCTCGATGAGCCCGTACGGCGTCGGCGGCGGCCACCGGCACACCCCGGAGATGGCGCAGAACCTGACCCCGCTCGCGGGCGAGCCGGTCACCGTCTCCTTCACGCCCACCCTGGCGCCGATGCCGCGCGGCATCCTCGCCACCTGCTCGGCCAAGGCCAGGCCCGGCACCACCGGCGCCGAGCTGCGCGCCGCGTACGAGAAGGCGTACGGCGACGAGCCGTTCGTCCACCTGCTGCCCGAGGGCCAGTGGCCGCACACCTCGTCCGTGTACGGGTCGAACGCGGCGGTGCTACAGGTGGTGCTGGACGAGCACGCCGGGCGGATCATCGCGATCAGCGCGATCGACAACCTGGTGAAGGGCACCGCGGGCGGCGCGGTGCAGAGCATGAACATCGCCCTCGGCCTCCCCGAGGAGCTCGGCCTCCCGCTGAACGGAGTCGCACCGTGA